A window of Candidatus Hydrogenedentota bacterium contains these coding sequences:
- a CDS encoding efflux RND transporter periplasmic adaptor subunit codes for MQFNRIRVILATLLLAAGSVPSSAQPPAPPPPDVTFVEVLPRDMPVSFTFVGVTEASRIVEIRSRVRGFLETREFEEGSLVESGARLYLIDPRPFEADLQIAKARVEQAQARLTLAEREADRLQSVAVPGAIAQSDLDKQLAEQTNAAAALNLAKAELAKAQLELGYTTIAAPLTGYVGKTLKEIGSFVDEGQNGLLTEIRQVDPIYVSYPMTEREFLRWRSFSSNGGYVLAGAEQPYIEITLLDGTAYPEKGVLDFESTTVDTRTGSVEMRATFANPDRVLKPGQFVRAHMRGYVRPGAIAIPQRAVNESPQGSYVYVLAGDNTAEQRYIEPGDWSGAEWIVESGLSAGERVLIDGLINVQPGTEVAPSPLVGQATPDAAGNASAAGE; via the coding sequence ATGCAGTTCAACCGAATCCGAGTGATCCTCGCTACGCTCCTGCTTGCGGCGGGCAGTGTGCCATCCAGCGCGCAACCACCCGCCCCGCCGCCGCCGGACGTGACCTTCGTGGAAGTGCTCCCGCGCGACATGCCCGTGTCCTTTACCTTCGTCGGCGTGACGGAGGCCTCCCGGATCGTCGAAATTCGCTCCCGCGTGCGGGGCTTCCTGGAAACCCGAGAGTTTGAAGAAGGTTCGCTCGTCGAGTCTGGCGCCCGCCTGTACCTGATCGACCCGCGCCCCTTCGAGGCCGACCTGCAGATCGCGAAGGCCCGCGTCGAACAAGCGCAGGCCCGCCTCACCCTGGCGGAACGCGAGGCCGATCGCCTCCAGTCCGTCGCCGTGCCGGGAGCCATCGCCCAGAGCGATCTGGACAAGCAGCTCGCGGAACAGACCAACGCCGCCGCCGCCCTTAACCTGGCGAAGGCCGAGCTCGCCAAAGCCCAACTCGAACTCGGATACACCACGATCGCGGCCCCGCTCACCGGGTACGTCGGCAAGACCCTCAAGGAAATCGGCAGCTTCGTGGACGAGGGCCAGAACGGCCTGCTCACCGAAATTCGCCAGGTGGATCCGATCTACGTGAGCTACCCCATGACCGAGCGGGAGTTCCTGCGCTGGCGCTCCTTTTCGTCAAATGGCGGCTATGTGCTGGCCGGCGCGGAGCAGCCCTACATCGAAATCACCCTCCTGGACGGAACCGCCTACCCGGAAAAAGGCGTCCTCGACTTCGAGAGCACCACCGTCGACACCCGAACCGGCTCCGTCGAAATGCGCGCCACCTTCGCCAATCCGGACCGCGTCCTCAAACCCGGCCAGTTCGTCCGCGCGCACATGCGGGGATATGTCCGCCCCGGAGCCATTGCAATTCCGCAGCGCGCGGTCAACGAGTCGCCCCAGGGAAGCTACGTCTACGTGCTCGCCGGGGACAACACCGCCGAACAGCGATACATTGAGCCCGGCGATTGGAGCGGCGCGGAGTGGATTGTCGAGTCCGGCCTGTCGGCGGGCGAACGTGTGCTGATTGACGGCCTGATCAACGTGCAGCCGGGCACGGAAGTCGCCCCTTCCCCGCTGGTCGGGCAAGCCACGCCAGACGCGGCCGGCAACGCCAGCGCCGCCGGGGAATAG
- a CDS encoding TetR family transcriptional regulator encodes MVRPSGKEAMLDAAEVVLTEQGAWRLTLDAVAEQAGVSKGGLLYHFPTKDALLQALVARLAEKARAKRAARRADLGDDVEAALRCDVEACLLDDDRNPQLGAALISALANCPDLKEPIRSFHVNRFAELGSLNLDEEAAILLLAADGLRLMETLNVSPFSADQREALVNAMLAMAARLARATT; translated from the coding sequence ATGGTGCGCCCAAGCGGCAAAGAAGCCATGCTCGACGCCGCCGAAGTCGTGCTCACCGAGCAGGGGGCCTGGCGCCTGACACTCGACGCCGTCGCCGAGCAGGCCGGGGTGAGCAAGGGCGGACTCCTCTATCACTTCCCCACAAAAGACGCCCTCCTGCAGGCCCTCGTGGCGCGGCTGGCCGAGAAAGCCCGGGCAAAACGCGCCGCGCGGCGCGCCGACCTCGGAGACGATGTCGAAGCCGCCTTGCGGTGCGACGTGGAAGCCTGCCTGCTCGACGATGATCGAAACCCGCAACTGGGCGCCGCGCTGATATCCGCGCTGGCGAATTGTCCCGACCTGAAGGAGCCCATTCGTTCGTTCCACGTGAACCGCTTCGCCGAACTCGGGTCCCTTAATCTGGACGAAGAGGCAGCCATTCTGCTGCTGGCCGCCGACGGCCTGCGGCTGATGGAAACCCTCAATGTCTCGCCGTTTTCGGCGGATCAGCGCGAGGCGCTCGTGAACGCCATGCTGGCGATGGCGGCGCGCCTCGCGCGGGCAACCACGTAG
- a CDS encoding PASTA domain-containing protein, giving the protein MGTPLRVLLSGLIVLVLSGCPPITPRVTVPDVTGMTQSEAASALEMANLALGTISEAHSENVAPGRVITQTPAAGSSVLAGRRIAITTSLGPPPPAEGEGEGEGEGEGEGEGEGEGEGEGEGEGEDKAPLRWSDPATWDGDPPQDGDNVTIESDQHVLLDVSPPPLGLLLVQGTLEFDDAPIDLTAEGIMVHGVLRAGSAEDPIEGPLHITLNGMPGGGPLGPSARGIMVMGGALELYGAPPALPWTRINAHAEAGATELTLADPVPWRPGDELVIAPTDWYGVSETEIARLASISGDMLALEAPLADFHWGRLQYVAETGMTFDPADAIAPPHPDTPVVLDQRAEIGNLTRNIVIQAPDDDAWRDEGFGAHIMIMGPDSAARVDGIEIRRGGQRGRLGRYPFHWHLLSYDGVNFIADADGQFLRNSAINRSANRGVVVHGTNGVRVENNVIFDTRGHGVFTEDAVERRNTFEGNLILRVRNPAPADALKQHEIFGDGGSSGFWIANPDNVTRHNAVADCQGFGYWLAFPANPWGDNIGVAMRPNRLLFGVFEDNSTHTSRAEGLMLDFVEIDNDGNVFPTQYISTTDGIDPVYPRENMRRFHLTRLSTWKSGRSGIWDRASWPTNTGIVSADNVGRFFAGAGEDGLIEHCLAVGDSLNNATPRPESYVESLGGTEIPAAFATYHSTFDIRENVVVNFPLVPDTRSGAFATDDYYIRPVEKGQVRNTGNLLINTHPGYRSRPPFTHFVLAGALLDPYGIWGPAGQYIVYDEPFLTHGQPVTPVAPGPETGGVSVPGPFYGVMDFVINNLRPYFHPLMALQATRLDPETLDPVAAWSVDAAAEDWLLSPFRHFAAHADGVYLVEFPGSPMPVDFRLGVENLLEPEDTLLLGIQFSGAVTPEVYVEAYGRRRAYTAAASLDAVRNSDGETWWQDTDNNRVWVKVRGGFWQFWDLTGEFAVPTNDELLYENTALHISTD; this is encoded by the coding sequence ATGGGCACACCGTTGCGCGTTCTCCTGAGCGGCCTGATCGTGCTCGTTCTTTCGGGGTGCCCCCCAATCACCCCGCGCGTGACCGTGCCCGATGTAACGGGCATGACCCAATCCGAAGCCGCTTCCGCGCTCGAAATGGCGAATCTCGCCCTGGGAACCATCTCCGAAGCCCATAGCGAAAACGTCGCCCCGGGGCGCGTCATCACGCAAACCCCGGCCGCCGGTTCGTCTGTGCTCGCGGGTCGTCGCATCGCCATCACCACCTCGCTCGGACCGCCTCCCCCCGCCGAGGGTGAGGGTGAGGGTGAGGGTGAGGGTGAGGGTGAGGGTGAAGGCGAAGGCGAAGGCGAAGGTGAAGGTGAAGGTGAAGGTGAAGACAAAGCGCCCTTGCGCTGGTCCGACCCCGCCACCTGGGACGGTGACCCGCCCCAAGACGGCGACAACGTCACCATCGAGTCCGACCAGCACGTGCTGCTGGACGTGAGCCCGCCGCCCCTGGGCCTCCTGCTCGTACAAGGCACGCTCGAGTTCGACGACGCACCCATCGATCTTACCGCCGAGGGCATCATGGTCCACGGCGTGCTGCGCGCGGGTTCCGCCGAGGACCCGATCGAAGGCCCCCTGCACATCACCCTCAACGGCATGCCCGGCGGCGGTCCCCTGGGCCCAAGCGCGCGCGGCATCATGGTCATGGGGGGCGCCCTGGAACTCTATGGCGCGCCGCCGGCGCTTCCCTGGACGCGCATCAACGCCCACGCCGAGGCTGGAGCCACCGAACTGACCCTCGCGGATCCCGTCCCCTGGCGTCCGGGCGACGAACTCGTGATCGCCCCCACGGACTGGTACGGTGTAAGCGAGACCGAGATCGCGCGCCTGGCCTCCATCTCCGGAGATATGCTCGCCCTGGAAGCGCCGCTGGCCGATTTTCACTGGGGACGCCTCCAATACGTCGCCGAAACCGGCATGACCTTCGATCCCGCCGACGCCATCGCCCCGCCGCACCCCGATACGCCCGTCGTGCTGGACCAGCGCGCGGAAATCGGCAACCTCACCCGCAATATCGTGATACAGGCCCCGGACGACGACGCCTGGCGCGACGAAGGCTTCGGCGCACACATCATGATCATGGGCCCGGACTCCGCCGCGCGCGTTGACGGCATCGAAATTCGGCGCGGCGGCCAGCGCGGGCGCCTGGGCCGCTACCCCTTCCACTGGCACCTCCTGAGCTACGACGGCGTCAACTTCATCGCCGACGCGGACGGCCAGTTCCTCCGCAACAGCGCCATCAACCGCTCGGCCAACCGCGGCGTCGTCGTCCACGGCACAAACGGCGTGCGGGTGGAGAACAACGTAATTTTCGACACGCGCGGCCATGGCGTCTTCACGGAGGACGCCGTCGAACGCCGCAATACCTTCGAGGGCAACCTGATCCTCCGCGTCCGCAATCCCGCCCCCGCCGACGCCCTCAAACAGCACGAAATATTCGGCGACGGCGGATCCAGCGGCTTCTGGATCGCGAATCCCGACAACGTCACGCGCCACAACGCCGTGGCCGATTGCCAGGGCTTCGGCTATTGGCTCGCCTTCCCGGCCAACCCCTGGGGCGATAATATCGGCGTCGCCATGCGCCCGAACCGCCTCCTGTTCGGCGTCTTCGAGGACAACAGCACCCACACGAGCCGGGCCGAGGGCCTCATGCTCGATTTCGTCGAGATCGACAACGACGGAAACGTATTTCCCACCCAGTACATCTCCACCACCGACGGGATCGACCCCGTCTACCCGCGCGAAAACATGCGCCGCTTCCACCTCACCCGCCTGTCCACCTGGAAAAGCGGGCGCAGCGGCATCTGGGACCGAGCAAGCTGGCCGACAAACACCGGCATCGTCTCCGCGGACAACGTCGGGCGCTTTTTCGCGGGCGCGGGCGAGGACGGCCTCATCGAACACTGCCTCGCCGTCGGCGACAGCCTCAACAACGCCACCCCGCGCCCGGAGTCCTACGTCGAGTCGCTGGGCGGCACGGAAATACCCGCGGCCTTCGCCACCTACCACAGCACCTTCGATATCCGCGAGAACGTCGTCGTCAATTTCCCCCTCGTCCCCGATACCCGGAGCGGAGCCTTCGCCACCGACGATTACTACATCCGCCCCGTCGAAAAAGGCCAGGTGCGAAATACCGGCAACCTCCTTATCAACACCCACCCCGGCTACCGCTCGCGACCGCCCTTTACGCACTTCGTGCTCGCCGGAGCCCTCCTCGACCCCTACGGCATCTGGGGGCCCGCCGGCCAGTACATCGTGTACGACGAACCCTTCCTCACCCACGGCCAGCCCGTCACCCCCGTGGCGCCCGGCCCCGAAACAGGCGGCGTGAGCGTCCCCGGCCCCTTCTACGGCGTCATGGACTTCGTCATCAACAACCTCCGCCCCTACTTCCACCCCCTCATGGCCCTACAGGCCACGCGCCTCGACCCGGAAACCCTCGACCCCGTGGCTGCCTGGTCCGTCGACGCCGCCGCCGAGGACTGGCTCCTCTCCCCCTTCCGCCACTTCGCCGCGCACGCCGACGGCGTCTACCTCGTCGAATTCCCCGGATCGCCCATGCCCGTCGACTTCCGGCTCGGCGTCGAAAACCTCCTCGAACCCGAAGATACGCTCCTGCTGGGCATCCAATTCAGCGGCGCCGTCACCCCGGAAGTCTACGTCGAAGCCTACGGACGCCGGCGCGCGTACACCGCTGCCGCCTCCCTCGACGCAGTCCGCAATTCCGACGGAGAAACCTGGTGGCAGGACACCGACAACAACCGCGTATGGGTCAAGGTGCGCGGCGGCTTCTGGCAATTCTGGGACCTCACCGGAGAATTCGCCGTTCCCACAAACGACGAACTCCTCTACGAAAACACCGCGCTCCACATCAGCACAGATTAG
- a CDS encoding thioredoxin family protein, protein MPKPPLLRPIDWEEVLRSGKAFDAWLAAAESDENREKMAAALAGLTLEADIAAGLKALKRTVNVVVIAEDWCGDVVRHVPALEAMARATDKLHVRFVTREQYLDVFTRFLTNGGEAIPKFIFINDQYVECGNWGPMPAECRRLIARGKACGDLAAARKLVSAAYDADPELKVVVRELYDLVQIASADAP, encoded by the coding sequence ATGCCCAAACCCCCACTATTGCGCCCCATCGACTGGGAGGAAGTCCTCCGCTCCGGCAAGGCGTTCGACGCCTGGCTCGCGGCGGCGGAGTCCGACGAAAACCGCGAAAAGATGGCGGCGGCCCTCGCCGGACTCACCCTGGAGGCGGACATCGCCGCCGGCCTTAAGGCCCTCAAGCGCACTGTAAATGTCGTGGTGATCGCCGAAGACTGGTGCGGCGACGTCGTCCGCCACGTTCCGGCCCTCGAAGCCATGGCCCGGGCTACGGACAAACTGCACGTGCGCTTCGTCACGCGCGAGCAGTATCTGGACGTCTTCACCCGCTTCCTCACCAACGGCGGCGAAGCCATCCCCAAGTTCATCTTCATCAACGACCAGTACGTCGAATGCGGCAACTGGGGACCGATGCCAGCCGAATGCCGCCGCCTGATCGCGCGCGGCAAGGCCTGTGGCGACCTCGCAGCCGCCCGAAAGCTCGTTTCCGCCGCCTACGATGCCGACCCCGAACTGAAGGTCGTCGTCCGCGAACTCTACGACCTCGTCCAGATCGCCAGCGCGGACGCTCCGTAG
- a CDS encoding tyrosine recombinase — protein sequence MSQLPILQFVNYLKLERNYSPHTLRAYLRDLEHFCVYMVHGPRAFEPEADDLMVAPSLDLLQRADKQAIRSYLAHLQTRGSSPKTTARKLASLRAAYKYFVQSDYLADNPARAVRTPQLARDLPDVLSIPEVTALLEAPDLGKPLGVRDRALLETLYSSGARASEVRGVAMQDLDMLESTMRVIGKRRKERIVHLGSHARRALDAYLRIRHTLGQPQHDVLFVNARGGPLTTRSIQRVVETYVRQVLPGRREVSPHTLRHTFATHMLDGGADLRTVQELLGHENLSSTQIYTHVSIERLRHVYETAHPHA from the coding sequence ATGTCGCAACTGCCTATCCTGCAATTCGTCAATTACCTCAAGCTCGAGCGGAACTACTCCCCGCACACCCTGCGGGCCTACCTTCGCGATCTGGAGCACTTCTGCGTCTACATGGTCCACGGCCCGAGGGCCTTTGAGCCGGAGGCCGACGACCTGATGGTCGCCCCCAGCCTCGACCTCCTCCAGCGCGCCGACAAACAGGCGATTCGAAGCTACCTGGCCCACCTCCAGACGCGCGGCAGCTCTCCGAAAACCACCGCGCGAAAACTCGCATCCCTCCGCGCGGCCTACAAGTACTTCGTACAATCCGACTACCTCGCCGATAATCCGGCCCGCGCCGTCCGCACCCCGCAGCTCGCCCGGGACCTGCCCGACGTCCTCTCCATCCCCGAGGTCACCGCGTTGCTGGAGGCTCCGGACCTCGGAAAGCCCCTCGGCGTCCGGGACCGCGCCCTCCTCGAAACCCTCTACAGCAGCGGAGCCCGCGCCAGCGAGGTGCGCGGCGTCGCCATGCAAGACCTCGACATGCTCGAAAGCACCATGCGCGTCATCGGTAAGCGCCGCAAGGAGCGCATCGTCCACCTCGGTTCCCACGCGCGCCGCGCGCTCGACGCCTACCTGAGGATCCGCCATACCCTCGGCCAGCCCCAGCACGATGTCCTCTTTGTCAACGCCCGCGGCGGCCCCCTCACCACCCGAAGCATCCAGCGCGTTGTGGAAACCTACGTCCGCCAGGTCCTCCCCGGCCGCCGCGAAGTCTCCCCACACACCCTGCGCCACACCTTCGCCACCCACATGCTCGACGGCGGCGCCGACCTCCGCACCGTACAGGAGCTCCTCGGCCACGAAAACCTCTCCTCCACCCAAATCTACACCCACGTGAGCATAGAGCGCCTCCGGCACGTATACGAAACCGCCCACCCGCATGCCTGA
- the topA gene encoding type I DNA topoisomerase, producing MKLVIVESPAKAKTIGKFLGKDHKVLASYGHVRDLPSSADEIPATLKGKPWARLAVDVENDFAPVYVVQSDSKKQIAELKKSLKDAEEVVLATDEDREGEAISWHLLEVLKPKVPVKRIVFHEITQEAIAEAAANPRDVNQELVRAQEGRRILDRLYGYSLSPVLWKKVRTKLSAGRVQSVAVRLVVEREEERRAFHKANYWDIEAALEADGIGFTATLVEVAGQRIASGKDFDETTGLLKSDKVRWVQEAEATSLCEALRANVPWTVTSVQQKEARLRPYPPFITSTLQQAASSLLGFSPRDTMRVAQRLYEGVDVGGGEREGLITYMRTDSVTLSNRALAEAEKVIKDKFGDRYHHRRQFSTKSKMAQEAHEAIRPTHLGRTPEQASRFISGDDLRLYTLIWNRTLASQMADAELLRTTIDFSADGGGKPVTLRSNGSVVTFPGFLRVADSGQQDSQLPALSEGDQAGPSARVSIADVKALGHETKPPARYNEASLVRRLEEEGIGRPSTYAPTISTIQQRGYVQKVGKALAPTFVGIAVTSLLREHFPEYIELSFTAKMETALDEIAEGKVDWVDFLRAFYQGHGEFGEGLAPKIASELEKIEFPIIPVGVAADGQPLVVRLGRTQPFIQRGEGGNGNTAPIPEGVTYDELTVELAEELLVARAKADEPIGQDPETGQNVYAILGPYGPYVQLGEQDPDSKKKPKRASLGRGFPLENVTLEIALQYLSLPRHIGEHPESGKSVRSAIGRFGPYIVHDGDFRSLKTVDDVFNIDLKTALEMLAQPKRRGRQKTLLREVGPIPNSEKKIEMYDGRYGPYVTDGEVNASLPKDADPEAFSVEQALALLEAAATKKSPRKKKAASKKKPAAKKKAAAKKKPAAKKKAASGD from the coding sequence TTGAAACTTGTAATTGTAGAGTCACCGGCGAAGGCCAAGACGATCGGAAAGTTCCTGGGGAAGGACCACAAGGTACTGGCCAGTTATGGCCATGTGCGCGACCTTCCGAGCAGCGCGGACGAGATCCCGGCGACGTTGAAGGGGAAGCCGTGGGCACGGCTGGCGGTGGATGTGGAGAACGATTTTGCGCCGGTCTATGTGGTGCAGTCGGACAGCAAGAAGCAGATTGCGGAGCTGAAGAAGTCGCTGAAGGACGCCGAGGAAGTGGTGCTCGCCACCGATGAGGACCGCGAAGGTGAGGCGATCAGCTGGCATTTGCTGGAGGTGTTGAAGCCAAAGGTTCCGGTGAAGCGGATTGTGTTTCACGAAATTACGCAGGAAGCGATTGCGGAGGCGGCGGCGAACCCGCGTGACGTGAACCAGGAGCTGGTGCGCGCGCAGGAGGGGCGCCGGATCCTGGACCGGCTGTATGGTTATTCGCTTTCGCCGGTGCTTTGGAAGAAGGTGCGCACGAAGCTGAGCGCGGGACGGGTGCAGAGCGTGGCGGTGCGTCTGGTGGTGGAGCGCGAGGAGGAGCGCCGGGCGTTTCACAAGGCGAATTACTGGGACATCGAGGCCGCGCTGGAGGCCGATGGCATTGGCTTCACGGCGACGCTGGTGGAAGTGGCCGGTCAGCGGATCGCCTCGGGCAAGGACTTTGACGAGACGACGGGGTTGCTGAAGTCGGACAAGGTGCGTTGGGTGCAGGAGGCGGAGGCGACGTCGCTGTGCGAGGCGCTACGCGCGAATGTGCCGTGGACGGTGACCTCGGTGCAGCAGAAGGAGGCGCGGCTGCGTCCCTATCCGCCATTTATTACGTCGACGTTGCAGCAGGCGGCGAGTTCTCTGCTTGGTTTTTCGCCGCGCGACACGATGCGGGTGGCGCAGCGGCTTTACGAAGGTGTGGATGTTGGCGGCGGCGAGCGCGAGGGCCTGATAACGTACATGCGAACGGACTCGGTGACGTTGAGCAACCGTGCGCTTGCGGAGGCGGAGAAGGTGATCAAGGATAAGTTTGGCGATCGCTACCACCACCGGCGTCAGTTTTCGACGAAGTCGAAGATGGCGCAGGAGGCCCACGAGGCCATCCGCCCGACGCACCTGGGGCGGACGCCCGAGCAGGCGTCGCGGTTCATTTCGGGCGACGATTTACGGCTGTACACGCTGATCTGGAACCGGACGCTGGCGTCGCAGATGGCGGATGCGGAATTGTTGCGCACGACGATCGACTTTTCGGCGGATGGCGGCGGCAAGCCGGTCACGCTACGGTCCAACGGCTCGGTGGTGACGTTTCCGGGCTTTCTGCGGGTGGCGGACAGCGGCCAGCAGGATTCTCAGCTTCCGGCGCTTTCGGAGGGGGATCAGGCGGGCCCGTCGGCGCGGGTGTCGATTGCGGACGTGAAGGCGCTGGGTCACGAGACGAAGCCGCCGGCGCGGTATAACGAGGCCTCGCTGGTTCGCCGGCTGGAAGAGGAAGGGATCGGGCGTCCGTCCACGTATGCGCCGACGATCTCGACAATCCAGCAGCGCGGATATGTGCAGAAGGTGGGCAAGGCGCTGGCCCCGACGTTTGTGGGGATTGCGGTGACGTCGCTGCTTCGCGAGCACTTTCCGGAGTACATCGAGCTGAGCTTTACGGCGAAAATGGAAACGGCCCTGGACGAGATTGCGGAGGGGAAGGTGGACTGGGTGGATTTCCTTCGCGCGTTCTACCAGGGGCACGGGGAATTTGGCGAGGGCCTCGCGCCGAAGATCGCGTCCGAACTGGAGAAAATCGAGTTTCCGATCATACCCGTGGGCGTCGCCGCGGATGGCCAGCCGCTGGTGGTGCGGTTGGGCCGGACGCAGCCCTTCATTCAGCGTGGCGAGGGCGGGAACGGGAATACCGCGCCTATCCCGGAGGGCGTGACGTACGATGAGTTGACGGTCGAGCTTGCGGAAGAGTTGCTTGTGGCGCGCGCGAAGGCGGATGAGCCGATCGGGCAGGATCCGGAGACGGGGCAGAATGTGTACGCCATTCTGGGGCCGTACGGGCCGTATGTGCAGCTTGGCGAGCAGGATCCGGATTCGAAGAAGAAGCCGAAGCGCGCGAGCCTGGGGCGGGGCTTCCCGCTGGAGAATGTGACGCTGGAGATCGCGCTGCAGTACCTATCGCTTCCGCGGCACATTGGCGAACATCCGGAATCGGGAAAATCGGTTCGGTCGGCGATTGGACGTTTCGGTCCGTATATCGTGCACGACGGGGACTTCCGGAGCCTGAAGACGGTGGACGATGTCTTCAATATCGACCTGAAGACGGCGCTGGAGATGCTGGCGCAGCCGAAGCGGCGTGGCCGGCAGAAGACGCTGCTGCGCGAGGTGGGCCCGATCCCGAATTCGGAGAAGAAGATCGAGATGTATGACGGGCGCTATGGCCCGTATGTGACGGATGGCGAGGTGAATGCTTCGCTGCCGAAGGATGCGGATCCGGAGGCGTTTTCGGTGGAGCAGGCGCTGGCGTTGCTGGAGGCCGCGGCGACGAAGAAGAGCCCGCGCAAGAAGAAGGCGGCGTCGAAGAAGAAACCGGCGGCGAAAAAGAAGGCTGCGGCGAAGAAGAAGCCGGCGGCGAAGAAGAAGGCGGCGTCGGGGGATTAG
- a CDS encoding DUF494 family protein has translation MKQVLSELINVILQRLEEHPDAPPTEHGMRKWLAGQGYNKRDIDAAMRLVGAEMSAEQTEARRTPGSVRHLTSVEAHKLSREARDAFARLELYELIDPYERELLLDRVAQMEGVVTMDDLDYLLSWLLMGARDVETQQTLYQVFEGASSTLH, from the coding sequence ATGAAGCAAGTGCTCTCGGAGTTGATTAACGTTATCCTCCAGCGGCTGGAAGAGCACCCCGATGCCCCTCCCACCGAACACGGCATGCGCAAGTGGCTCGCGGGGCAGGGTTACAATAAACGCGATATCGACGCGGCCATGCGTCTGGTTGGCGCCGAAATGTCCGCCGAACAGACGGAGGCCCGCCGCACGCCCGGCTCCGTCCGCCACCTCACCAGCGTCGAGGCCCACAAGCTCTCCCGGGAAGCCCGGGACGCGTTCGCACGCCTCGAACTCTACGAGCTGATCGACCCCTACGAACGCGAACTCCTGCTCGACCGCGTCGCGCAGATGGAGGGCGTCGTCACCATGGACGACCTCGACTACCTCCTCAGCTGGCTCCTCATGGGCGCCCGCGACGTCGAAACCCAGCAGACCCTCTACCAGGTCTTCGAAGGCGCCAGCAGCACCCTCCACTAA
- a CDS encoding alpha/beta fold hydrolase has translation MCSIWAEAPREKSRPLRAAAALLLLAIALGGGCGRSQDPETSANLTLKALDGVTVAATLWMARGDHPPGLILVHRRGADRSRWSAFAAQAEQHGYRVAAVDLRGHGGSREQPPGALDYRNFEPGDWRDALLDLEAARVLLMESGADPDNLFIAGEGLGSLLALQFVRDTPELQGIVMLSPPLEEFGFDATALIAAAGDRPALLLWTEGDAHAARAAAALQDRAAGFLEAHSYPGTAQGTDIFVAAPAAAGQVFVWLEQMRDAS, from the coding sequence GTGTGTTCAATCTGGGCTGAAGCTCCCCGCGAGAAATCCCGCCCCCTCCGCGCCGCCGCGGCCCTGCTCCTGCTCGCCATCGCGCTCGGCGGCGGGTGCGGTCGCTCCCAGGATCCGGAAACCTCCGCCAACCTCACCCTCAAAGCCCTGGACGGCGTCACCGTGGCCGCCACCCTCTGGATGGCGCGCGGCGATCACCCACCGGGGCTTATCCTCGTCCACCGGCGCGGCGCGGATCGATCCCGATGGAGCGCCTTCGCGGCCCAGGCCGAACAGCACGGCTACCGGGTCGCCGCCGTGGACCTGCGCGGGCACGGCGGGAGCCGCGAGCAGCCCCCCGGCGCCCTCGATTACCGCAACTTCGAACCCGGGGACTGGCGGGACGCCCTGCTCGACCTCGAAGCCGCACGGGTCCTCCTGATGGAGTCCGGCGCGGACCCCGATAACCTCTTCATCGCCGGCGAAGGCCTCGGATCCCTGCTGGCCCTCCAGTTCGTCCGCGACACCCCCGAGCTCCAGGGCATCGTCATGCTCTCGCCCCCGCTCGAAGAGTTCGGATTCGACGCCACCGCCCTCATTGCCGCAGCGGGAGACCGGCCCGCCCTGCTCCTCTGGACCGAGGGCGACGCCCACGCCGCCCGGGCCGCCGCCGCCCTTCAGGACCGCGCTGCCGGCTTCCTCGAAGCCCACTCCTACCCCGGAACAGCCCAGGGAACCGACATCTTCGTGGCCGCCCCCGCCGCCGCCGGCCAGGTGTTCGTCTGGCTCGAACAGATGCGCGACGCCTCCTGA
- a CDS encoding SCP2 sterol-binding domain-containing protein has translation MSEVAAFFDQVPSKVNKEKIKDMNCVYQFNITGDGGGDWNIAIANGNATVNQGVADNPNITLTMEAGNFVNLLQGKLNGQMAFMTGKLKIKGEMGLAMKLQSVFNLG, from the coding sequence ATGTCTGAGGTAGCCGCGTTTTTCGATCAGGTGCCGTCGAAGGTAAATAAAGAGAAGATCAAGGACATGAACTGCGTCTACCAGTTCAACATCACCGGCGACGGCGGCGGCGACTGGAATATCGCCATCGCCAACGGAAACGCCACCGTCAACCAGGGCGTCGCCGACAACCCGAATATCACCCTGACCATGGAAGCCGGCAACTTCGTAAACCTCCTCCAGGGCAAGCTCAACGGCCAGATGGCCTTCATGACCGGCAAGCTCAAGATCAAGGGCGAGATGGGCCTCGCAATGAAGCTCCAGAGTGTGTTCAATCTGGGCTGA